In one window of Pseudodesulfovibrio sediminis DNA:
- a CDS encoding DEAD/DEAH box helicase — protein MTFTSFSFDQRLVAGIKFCGYTTPTPIQTQAIPLVLEGHDVMGLAQTGTGKTAAFALPTLQRLLDKRMPAKGAPTILVLAPTRELALQIHESYVNLGKQTGVRSAAVIGGVGMNPQIKAFGFSRIIVACPGRLVRLMKMGKVSLNNIDTLVLDEADRMLDMGFMPDIKRILAKLPAKRQNLLFSATMPDDIRHLAEDILNRPKTVQVANTVAVKAVDHAQYKAPAHLKVSLLSKILAETNHESVLIFTRTKHKAKNLARKLCNEGRQCTFLQGNMSQGQRQRALDGFKSGQFDIMVATDIAARGIDCDRISHVINFDMPDTVETYTHRVGRTGRAGRSGSALSLVTPDERSQIRSIERIMNITMEQCSIEGFDHNAASPKPDPRNTRANKPKGRFSNSRKRGASQGRNTNQGRSNRGRRAAA, from the coding sequence ATGACTTTTACTTCTTTTTCCTTTGACCAGCGACTTGTCGCCGGCATCAAATTCTGTGGCTATACAACGCCAACCCCCATTCAGACCCAGGCCATACCGCTTGTCCTTGAAGGACATGACGTCATGGGTCTGGCCCAAACCGGCACCGGCAAGACCGCTGCCTTTGCCCTGCCCACCCTGCAACGCCTGCTGGACAAACGCATGCCTGCCAAGGGCGCACCCACCATTCTGGTGCTGGCTCCCACCCGCGAGCTGGCCCTGCAGATCCACGAAAGCTATGTCAATCTCGGCAAGCAGACCGGTGTCCGCAGCGCTGCCGTCATCGGCGGCGTGGGAATGAACCCCCAGATCAAGGCCTTTGGCTTTTCCCGCATTATCGTGGCCTGCCCCGGTCGTCTCGTCCGTCTCATGAAGATGGGCAAGGTTTCCCTGAACAACATCGACACCCTGGTTCTTGACGAAGCAGACCGCATGCTCGACATGGGCTTCATGCCCGACATCAAGCGCATCCTCGCCAAACTGCCTGCAAAACGGCAGAACCTGCTCTTTTCCGCGACCATGCCCGACGATATCCGCCACCTCGCCGAGGACATCCTCAACCGTCCCAAGACGGTCCAGGTCGCCAATACCGTAGCGGTCAAAGCTGTGGATCACGCGCAATACAAAGCCCCCGCGCATCTCAAGGTCTCCCTGCTCAGCAAAATTCTGGCCGAGACCAACCATGAGAGCGTGCTGATTTTCACCCGTACCAAGCACAAGGCCAAGAACCTGGCCCGCAAGCTCTGCAACGAAGGACGTCAATGCACATTCCTTCAGGGCAACATGAGTCAGGGACAGCGCCAGAGAGCGCTCGACGGATTCAAGTCCGGCCAGTTCGACATCATGGTGGCTACCGATATCGCTGCTCGCGGCATTGACTGCGACCGCATTTCCCATGTCATCAACTTTGACATGCCGGACACAGTGGAAACATACACCCACCGCGTCGGCCGTACAGGCCGGGCCGGACGTTCCGGCAGCGCACTCAGCCTCGTCACCCCGGATGAGCGTTCCCAGATCCGTTCCATCGAACGGATCATGAACATCACCATGGAGCAATGCTCCATTGAAGGCTTTGACCACAACGCTGCCAGCCCCAAGCCGGATCCGCGCAACACTCGGGCCAACAAGCCCAAAGGCCGCTTTTCCAATTCCCGGAAGCGGGGAGCGAGCCAGGGACGCAACACCAATCAGGGACGCTCCAACCGAGGACGCAGGGCCGCAGCCTAG
- the rbsK gene encoding ribokinase, which yields MAASKLIVLGSVNADHVLQVDTFPRPGETVIGHGYQVLPGGKGANQAVAAARLGADIGFIACVGDDDFGHRMIERFNEDGMETSAVMAVEGLPTGIALIQIAASGENSISISAEANAALTPEVLAPHMTMLTQAETVLMQLESPFETIELAARTVRKAGGRVVLNPAPARALPDSLLAELDMITPNETEAEMLTGVGVETEADARKAADILHDKGVGVVLITLGEKGAYVSSSEGARLVEGYSVTAVDTTAAGDTFNGALVTALQQGKSMDDAILFAHAAAAISVTRLGAQPSIPRLEEVTVFMKNNA from the coding sequence ATGGCCGCAAGCAAACTGATTGTTCTCGGCAGCGTCAATGCCGACCATGTCCTGCAGGTGGACACGTTTCCCCGTCCCGGGGAGACGGTCATCGGGCACGGGTATCAGGTCCTGCCCGGTGGCAAGGGAGCCAATCAGGCCGTTGCCGCGGCCCGTCTCGGTGCGGATATCGGTTTCATCGCCTGTGTGGGTGACGATGATTTCGGGCATCGCATGATCGAGCGGTTTAACGAGGACGGCATGGAGACCTCGGCGGTCATGGCTGTTGAAGGACTGCCCACCGGTATCGCCCTCATTCAGATTGCCGCCAGTGGCGAGAACAGCATCTCCATTTCCGCAGAGGCCAACGCGGCGTTGACCCCGGAGGTTCTGGCTCCTCACATGACCATGCTCACGCAGGCCGAGACCGTGCTCATGCAGCTTGAAAGCCCGTTTGAGACCATTGAGCTGGCCGCGCGTACCGTGAGAAAAGCAGGGGGCAGGGTCGTGCTGAATCCGGCTCCGGCCCGTGCGCTCCCGGATTCCCTGCTGGCCGAGCTGGACATGATCACGCCCAACGAGACCGAGGCGGAGATGCTCACCGGCGTGGGTGTCGAGACCGAAGCGGACGCACGGAAGGCCGCTGATATTTTGCATGACAAAGGGGTTGGTGTCGTTTTAATAACCCTTGGCGAGAAAGGGGCTTATGTAAGCTCCTCCGAGGGTGCCAGGCTGGTGGAGGGGTATTCGGTCACTGCCGTGGACACCACGGCGGCCGGTGATACCTTTAACGGCGCGCTGGTGACCGCTCTGCAACAGGGCAAGTCCATGGATGACGCCATCCTTTTTGCCCACGCTGCGGCTGCCATTTCTGTCACCCGACTGGGAGCGCAACCTTCCATTCCGAGGCTGGAAGAAGTGACCGTATTCATGAAGAACAACGCATAG
- a CDS encoding substrate-binding domain-containing protein — protein MATIKDVAKLAGVSTSTVSHVLNGTRFVREETCERVENAVRELSYRPSSIARSLKVQQTKTLGMLVTASRNPFFAEVVHGVERQCYKRGYTLFLCNTEGDVQRMEANLDALEEKRVDGMLLLCGEVNNDIITLLEAERSVPIVVFDWGPQSDTVDRIYDNSPHGSRLATEYLINMGHTAIGCVTGPRGRRSAEERLAGFRETMRAAGLPVREEWIVEGDYECEGGVNAINQLHALPEMPTALFVCNDMMAIGLISRAAQLGLHVPQDLSLIGYDDIYIAGYTSPLLTTIHQPKEEIAAMAVDTLIDRLVSKRAKGKMIKIEPSLVERNSVRRLK, from the coding sequence ATGGCCACCATCAAGGACGTAGCAAAGCTCGCAGGCGTGTCGACATCAACCGTGTCGCATGTTCTGAACGGCACCCGTTTTGTTCGCGAGGAAACCTGCGAGCGGGTGGAGAACGCCGTGCGCGAGTTGAGTTACCGGCCGTCCTCCATTGCCCGGAGCCTGAAAGTCCAGCAGACCAAGACGCTGGGCATGCTGGTCACAGCGAGCCGCAACCCGTTTTTTGCCGAAGTCGTGCACGGGGTCGAGCGGCAGTGCTACAAGCGGGGCTACACCCTTTTTCTCTGCAATACCGAAGGTGACGTGCAGCGCATGGAAGCCAACCTTGACGCGCTGGAAGAAAAGCGCGTGGATGGCATGCTGCTGCTGTGCGGCGAGGTCAACAACGACATCATCACGCTGCTGGAAGCCGAGCGGTCCGTGCCTATCGTGGTCTTTGACTGGGGGCCTCAGTCGGACACCGTGGACCGTATCTATGACAATTCGCCGCACGGCTCGCGTCTCGCCACCGAGTATCTCATCAACATGGGGCACACGGCCATCGGGTGCGTGACCGGTCCCAGGGGAAGACGGTCTGCCGAGGAGCGGCTGGCCGGGTTCCGTGAGACCATGCGTGCAGCCGGTCTGCCCGTGCGCGAGGAGTGGATTGTCGAAGGGGACTATGAGTGCGAGGGCGGCGTCAATGCCATCAATCAGCTCCATGCACTCCCGGAAATGCCGACCGCCTTGTTCGTCTGCAACGACATGATGGCCATTGGGCTCATCAGCCGGGCCGCGCAGTTGGGGTTGCATGTACCTCAGGACCTTTCCCTCATCGGGTACGACGATATATACATCGCCGGATATACCTCGCCGTTGTTGACCACCATCCATCAGCCCAAGGAAGAGATCGCAGCCATGGCCGTGGATACCCTCATCGACCGCCTGGTCAGCAAGCGGGCCAAGGGCAAGATGATCAAGATCGAACCGAGCCTGGTTGAACGGAATTCGGTGCGTAGACTGAAATAA